The Clostridia bacterium DNA segment TTGGTAAAAAGCATAACTCCAATATGGAACTGATTGCTCAAGGCATTGCCAATATTGCCTCAGCACTCTTTGGAGGAATACCAGCGACAGGTGCTATCGCTCGAACTGCGGCAAATGTCAAAAATGGTGGACGCACCCCAATTGCTGGAATGGTCCATGCAGTCGTTTTATTACTGATTATGATCGTATTCATGCCTTTGGCAAACCTGATTCCCATGGCTACCTTATCAGCAATCTTAATAATCGTGGCCTATAATATGAGTGAGTGGCGTTCCTTTAAAGCCCTACTCAAATCAACCAAGAGTGATACCGCGGTGCTACTAGTAACCTTCAGTATGACAGTCGTCTTTGACTTGGTTGTGGCAATCGAAATAGGTATGATTATTGCGATGTTTTTATTTGTTAGAAGAATGTCAGAAAGTACCCAAGTAGCAAGCGTGAACCATAACTATTTTGATATATTTAGTGAAGATCCAGATGACTATGATGGTACAGCAAGTTTTAATGATGGGGTACACATTGGACTAAAGAATAAGATTATGGTTTATGAAATAACCGGGCCCTTGTTCTTTGGGGTCACGAATATATTCTTGGATATTATGAATGAAGTGAAGAACAACACCAATGTACTAATTTTAAAAATGAAAAATGTACCCAATATGGATGCTACGGCATATACTGCACTCAAAAGAATTGAGAAAAGATGCCGCAATCAAGGAATAACCTTATTGTTTGCCTGTGTTAATGAGCAGCCTATGAAACTACTTGAGGTGTCAGGATTCTTTACAAATATTAGTGAAGATACAATTTTTGATTCCGTCAAATCGGCAGTAGATTATGCAGACAACTTGAATTTTGAATAGAAACAAATACACCAAAAGCAAGACACTCCTTTTATCACTTTTTGTGAAAAAGGAGTGTCTTGTTATTGGGCGCAAAGAGAGTCTGTTTCGATGCTGTG contains these protein-coding regions:
- a CDS encoding STAS domain-containing protein, with the protein product MLKPKLFSILKHREVELTKNKLMNDIIAGIIVAIIALPLSVALAIASGVTPEKGLITAIIAGFLVSFLGGSRVQIGGPTGAFVIIVYGIVAQYGVAGLTIATLMAGSFMIFFGLMKFGSVIKYIPYPTTTGFTSGIAVVLLSTQVKDFFGLSLQSVPSEFFDKWKVYISHFSTLDRTTTLVGIISLLIIIFWPKINKKIPGSLVALVVVTMGVKLFGLPVETIGSRFGEISNHIQLVDISKLNISLPLIKDLLRPALTIAFLASIESLLSAVVADGMIGKKHNSNMELIAQGIANIASALFGGIPATGAIARTAANVKNGGRTPIAGMVHAVVLLLIMIVFMPLANLIPMATLSAILIIVAYNMSEWRSFKALLKSTKSDTAVLLVTFSMTVVFDLVVAIEIGMIIAMFLFVRRMSESTQVASVNHNYFDIFSEDPDDYDGTASFNDGVHIGLKNKIMVYEITGPLFFGVTNIFLDIMNEVKNNTNVLILKMKNVPNMDATAYTALKRIEKRCRNQGITLLFACVNEQPMKLLEVSGFFTNISEDTIFDSVKSAVDYADNLNFE